In Massilistercora timonensis, the following are encoded in one genomic region:
- a CDS encoding SEL1-like repeat protein, whose amino-acid sequence MKYEEMEYTTPRHGLLHKLEVYLIEGKVYECGGEKDNQNYWMRDLETGETESISKAWIYKLKHQVHDITSAYVKEKPDYATERIEKAKELMGQNKDFNIARLLLEPIADNGDPEAQYLLAYCFYKAPRSLLWLPEHVNEYLQKAARQGHVKAQYFLAQNFRIGFNQVKNPVMSAKWYEEAARQGHAKAAAYTGLNYELGVEGLHPADPDTAFHWYQISANAGDPLGLYYLGLAYEDGIGTAVDSGKALECYRKGAEMQDRKCTFRYAFLQDPVYGVKEFANEDAAHHWYYEGIGLKDAKSYRYLGYHYYNGTCGVDLNYRRAQQLFVDGASLGDAPCAAAAGREYLYGEHGVKQDLHEAHALCFQAADGGDTKGMLLLAHYYLLIPTTEENLLLSLEWAKKAQAAGENADILIDEANRRMKELKKK is encoded by the coding sequence ATGAAATATGAAGAGATGGAATATACAACTCCAAGACATGGTCTGCTGCACAAGCTTGAGGTTTACCTGATTGAGGGAAAGGTCTACGAATGCGGTGGAGAAAAGGATAATCAGAATTATTGGATGAGGGACTTGGAGACAGGAGAGACGGAATCCATTTCCAAAGCCTGGATCTATAAGTTGAAACATCAGGTTCATGATATTACCAGTGCCTATGTTAAGGAGAAGCCGGACTACGCCACAGAGCGGATAGAGAAAGCAAAAGAATTAATGGGGCAGAATAAAGATTTCAACATAGCGCGTCTTCTTCTGGAGCCCATTGCTGATAATGGCGATCCAGAGGCCCAGTATCTGCTGGCATACTGCTTTTACAAGGCGCCTCGTAGTCTGCTGTGGTTGCCGGAACATGTGAATGAGTATCTGCAAAAAGCCGCCAGGCAGGGCCATGTGAAAGCGCAGTATTTTCTGGCGCAAAATTTCCGTATTGGTTTTAACCAGGTAAAGAATCCGGTTATGTCTGCCAAGTGGTATGAGGAAGCCGCCAGGCAGGGCCATGCGAAAGCGGCGGCTTATACCGGCCTGAATTACGAGCTTGGGGTGGAAGGCCTCCATCCTGCAGATCCGGACACAGCCTTCCACTGGTATCAGATTTCCGCCAATGCAGGGGATCCTCTTGGCCTGTATTATCTGGGGCTTGCTTATGAAGACGGCATAGGTACAGCCGTAGATTCGGGGAAAGCGCTGGAATGTTATCGGAAAGGTGCGGAAATGCAGGATAGAAAATGCACGTTCCGATATGCGTTTCTTCAGGATCCAGTTTATGGTGTCAAGGAATTTGCCAATGAAGACGCTGCACACCACTGGTATTACGAAGGCATAGGACTGAAAGACGCAAAGTCATATCGGTATCTGGGTTATCATTATTACAATGGCACCTGCGGCGTGGATCTCAATTACCGCAGAGCTCAGCAGTTGTTCGTTGACGGGGCAAGCCTTGGCGATGCACCCTGTGCCGCCGCGGCCGGACGGGAATATCTCTATGGAGAGCACGGCGTTAAGCAGGATCTCCATGAGGCACACGCTCTGTGCTTTCAGGCTGCAGATGGCGGCGACACCAAAGGGATGCTTTTGCTGGCCCATTACTATTTGCTCATTCCCACCACGGAAGAAAATCTGCTCCTGAGTCTGGAGTGGGCCAAAAAAGCACAGGCCGCCGGGGAAAATGCCGATATACTTATAGACGAAGCAAACAGGCGCATGAAGGAACTCAAGAAGAAATAG
- a CDS encoding DUF4173 domain-containing protein has translation MNERPLIMKMRQDYRFFGGVSILYGIVFAFCLYKNTHGVTFPLCVAGTILTAGLFMRRIRFRLQKGSLLYIIGMILLGISTALTTSFFLHFFNLLGIVLLFFVLMIHQFYDDHDWNFPMYLKRIFLLFGTMVGSLPLPFSHGAGYFSRSQSKKKQTVAAIAVGCFVALGILCLVLPLLLKSDLVFSRIFGEILKYINFSNLLGIGVTILFGFALGYGFFAALCKYNFPIEKRRKIRYFNPVVGITFTSIISVIYLMYCLIQIVYLFIGLQVGLPADLTYAEYARGGFWELLFVSIVNFIMVLLCLYLFKESIPLKIILTVISACTYIMILSAAYRMFLYVGVYHLTFLRILVLWFLLTLSLIMAGVIVNIYRERFPLFRYIVAVVSVLYIGLSLARPDAIVAEYNIAHTENMKEEDVYYLLTRLSADAAPAIAEMDLSGYEDYVRGDVYQYFCDISEKNQGIYLRKANYSRIRAKLAAEQFMEEHRDYSYDWYE, from the coding sequence ATGAACGAGAGGCCATTGATCATGAAAATGCGGCAGGACTACCGCTTTTTTGGCGGCGTCAGTATTCTATACGGGATTGTCTTTGCTTTCTGCCTTTATAAAAATACGCACGGGGTGACTTTTCCTCTGTGCGTGGCGGGTACAATCCTGACGGCGGGATTGTTTATGCGCAGGATCCGGTTCCGGCTGCAGAAGGGATCTCTTCTATATATAATAGGAATGATCCTGCTGGGGATTTCCACTGCGCTGACTACTTCCTTTTTCCTGCACTTTTTCAATCTGCTGGGGATCGTTCTTCTGTTTTTTGTGCTGATGATCCATCAGTTCTATGATGATCACGACTGGAATTTCCCTATGTATCTCAAGAGGATCTTCCTGTTGTTTGGAACCATGGTGGGATCTCTCCCGCTTCCGTTCTCTCATGGGGCGGGATATTTCTCCAGGAGCCAGAGCAAGAAGAAGCAGACGGTGGCGGCCATTGCTGTGGGGTGCTTTGTGGCGCTGGGGATTTTGTGCCTGGTTTTACCCTTGTTGTTGAAATCGGATCTTGTGTTTTCCAGGATATTTGGAGAAATTCTGAAATATATTAATTTCTCGAATTTACTTGGCATCGGGGTTACCATCCTTTTTGGCTTTGCTCTTGGCTACGGGTTTTTCGCGGCGCTGTGCAAATATAACTTCCCCATTGAGAAGAGGCGGAAGATCAGGTATTTCAACCCGGTGGTGGGAATCACCTTTACCAGTATCATCAGTGTGATCTACCTGATGTACTGCCTGATCCAGATCGTATATCTCTTTATCGGCCTTCAGGTAGGGCTGCCTGCGGATCTTACCTACGCGGAGTATGCCAGGGGCGGTTTCTGGGAGCTTTTGTTCGTCAGCATTGTGAATTTCATCATGGTGCTTTTGTGTCTGTACTTATTTAAAGAAAGCATTCCTCTGAAGATCATCCTGACGGTGATCTCGGCATGTACCTATATTATGATCCTGTCCGCCGCCTACCGGATGTTCCTGTATGTGGGGGTCTATCATCTTACGTTCCTGCGGATCCTGGTGCTGTGGTTCCTTCTGACTCTCAGTCTTATCATGGCGGGAGTGATCGTGAATATCTACCGGGAAAGATTTCCGCTTTTCCGATATATTGTAGCAGTCGTGAGTGTTCTGTATATTGGACTTTCTCTTGCAAGGCCGGACGCCATTGTAGCGGAATATAATATCGCCCATACGGAAAATATGAAAGAAGAGGATGTCTATTACCTGCTTACCAGGCTGTCGGCAGACGCAGCCCCGGCGATCGCCGAAATGGATCTCTCTGGCTACGAGGACTACGTCAGAGGAGATGTGTATCAGTATTTCTGCGATATTTCCGAGAAGAACCAGGGGATCTATCTCAGGAAGGCCAACTACTCCCGGATCCGGGCGAAGCTGGCGGCGGAACAGTTCATGGAGGAGCACAGGGATTACAGCTATGATTGGTATGAATAA
- a CDS encoding cation-translocating P-type ATPase produces the protein MLTSEQARQNQEKYGFNELVEGKKKSTLQIFLEQYKDFLVIILIFAAIISGFLGDAESALVIFVVITMNAILGTVQTVKAEQSLNSLKQLSAPEAKVVRDGETIQIPSREVTIGDEVIVEAGDCIPADGKLLTCASLKVDESALTGESLSVEKSLDEVPEGAALGDQTNRVFSGSFATYGRATFEVTQIGMGTEVGKIASLLKSTSEKRTPLQINLDDFGRKLSIIILVFCGILFGINVIQGGSVVDAFLFAVALAVAAIPEALSSIVTIVLSFGTQKMAREHAIIRKLQAVEGLGSVSIICSDKTGTLTQNKMTVEDYYVDEKRIPVDQINFQEENQELLFRCSVLCNDSTVTEEQEIGDPTETALVNVGNRHDRNVSQIRDDYPRLSEVPFDSDRKLMSTAHGFDGKYTVVVKGAVDVLLGRMKSIRIGDTVREITEEDRMKIEKQNMEFSRDGLRVLAFCYKEMDEKRELTVEDENDLTFLGLIAMMDPPREESKAAVAECISAGIKPIMITGDHKVTAAAIAKRIGILKEESEACEGAVIENMSDEELQDFVEGISVYARVSPEHKIRIVRAWQDKGNIVAMTGDGVNDAPALKQANIGVAMGITGSEVSKDAAAMVLTDDNFATIVKAVENGRNIYQNIKNSIQFLLSGNFGAILAVLYASIAALPVPFAPVHLLFINLLTDSLPAIALGLEPHTTEVMKEKPRPMNESILTKNYLLSIGTEGLVIGIMTMTAFLIGYRTGGAALASTMAFGTLCTSRLVHGFNCKSNHPVIFTRRFFNNIFLIGAFLLGLFLITSVLMIPALHNLFKVVPLSMEQLFTVYGLALLNLPVIQLLKWIRTRLQK, from the coding sequence ATGTTGACAAGTGAACAGGCCAGACAGAATCAAGAAAAGTATGGATTTAATGAGCTGGTGGAGGGCAAGAAGAAGAGTACTCTGCAGATCTTCCTGGAGCAGTACAAGGATTTCCTGGTGATCATCCTGATCTTCGCCGCCATTATCTCCGGTTTCCTGGGAGATGCGGAAAGTGCGCTGGTTATCTTCGTGGTGATCACCATGAACGCCATCCTGGGAACGGTGCAGACCGTGAAGGCGGAGCAGTCTTTGAACAGCTTGAAGCAGCTGTCCGCGCCGGAGGCCAAGGTTGTCCGGGACGGCGAGACCATCCAGATCCCGTCCAGAGAGGTTACGATTGGAGATGAAGTGATCGTGGAGGCAGGCGACTGCATTCCGGCAGACGGAAAGCTCCTTACCTGCGCCAGCCTGAAGGTGGATGAGAGCGCCCTGACCGGCGAAAGTCTTTCCGTGGAGAAGTCTCTGGATGAAGTGCCGGAAGGAGCGGCTCTGGGCGACCAGACCAACCGGGTATTCTCCGGAAGCTTTGCAACATACGGAAGGGCTACATTTGAAGTAACACAGATCGGAATGGGCACAGAGGTGGGTAAGATCGCCAGCCTTCTGAAGAGTACCTCTGAGAAGCGTACCCCGCTTCAGATCAACCTGGATGATTTTGGCCGGAAGCTGTCCATCATCATCCTGGTATTCTGCGGAATCCTGTTTGGGATCAATGTGATCCAGGGCGGTTCCGTGGTAGACGCGTTCCTTTTCGCGGTAGCTCTTGCGGTAGCCGCGATCCCGGAGGCGCTGAGCTCTATTGTTACCATCGTGCTTTCCTTCGGTACTCAGAAGATGGCCAGAGAGCACGCCATCATCCGCAAGCTTCAGGCAGTGGAAGGCCTGGGAAGCGTGTCTATTATCTGTTCGGATAAAACGGGAACGCTGACCCAGAATAAGATGACCGTGGAAGATTACTACGTAGATGAGAAGCGGATTCCGGTGGATCAGATCAATTTCCAGGAAGAGAACCAGGAGCTTCTGTTCCGCTGCAGCGTTCTGTGTAACGATTCTACCGTCACAGAAGAGCAGGAGATTGGAGATCCCACAGAGACTGCGCTGGTAAATGTAGGTAACCGTCACGACCGGAATGTCTCCCAGATCCGGGACGACTATCCCCGGCTGTCGGAGGTTCCTTTTGACAGTGACCGGAAGCTGATGTCCACGGCTCACGGATTTGACGGAAAATACACAGTTGTCGTAAAGGGCGCTGTGGATGTGCTGCTGGGACGTATGAAGAGTATCCGCATCGGGGATACTGTAAGAGAGATCACAGAAGAAGATCGAATGAAGATTGAAAAACAGAATATGGAGTTCTCCCGAGATGGTCTTCGGGTGCTTGCTTTCTGTTATAAAGAAATGGATGAAAAGCGGGAGCTTACAGTGGAAGATGAGAATGATCTTACCTTCCTTGGCCTGATCGCCATGATGGATCCGCCGAGAGAGGAATCCAAAGCGGCGGTAGCAGAATGTATCAGCGCGGGGATCAAGCCCATTATGATCACCGGCGACCACAAGGTGACCGCAGCGGCCATCGCCAAGCGGATCGGAATCCTGAAAGAGGAGTCTGAGGCTTGCGAAGGCGCGGTGATCGAAAATATGTCGGACGAAGAGTTGCAGGATTTCGTGGAAGGTATTTCTGTATATGCGCGGGTATCGCCGGAGCACAAGATCCGGATCGTGCGGGCATGGCAGGATAAGGGAAATATCGTTGCCATGACCGGTGACGGCGTCAACGACGCCCCGGCTCTCAAGCAGGCCAATATCGGCGTCGCCATGGGAATCACTGGAAGCGAGGTTTCCAAGGACGCGGCGGCGATGGTGCTGACTGACGATAACTTTGCCACCATTGTAAAAGCGGTGGAAAACGGACGGAACATTTACCAGAATATCAAGAATTCCATCCAGTTTCTGTTGTCTGGTAACTTCGGCGCGATCCTGGCAGTGCTTTATGCCTCTATCGCAGCCCTTCCGGTGCCTTTCGCTCCGGTACACCTGTTGTTTATCAACCTTCTGACGGACAGCCTTCCGGCCATTGCGCTGGGACTGGAGCCCCATACCACGGAGGTGATGAAGGAGAAGCCCCGTCCGATGAACGAGTCCATCCTGACGAAGAATTACCTTCTGAGTATCGGAACCGAGGGTCTGGTGATCGGGATCATGACGATGACAGCTTTCCTGATCGGATACCGGACCGGCGGAGCCGCCCTTGCCAGCACCATGGCCTTTGGAACGCTGTGTACCAGCCGTCTGGTTCACGGATTTAACTGTAAGTCCAACCATCCGGTGATCTTTACACGGCGGTTCTTCAACAATATTTTCCTGATCGGAGCATTCCTCCTTGGTCTGTTCCTGATCACTTCCGTATTGATGATCCCGGCGCTTCACAACCTGTTCAAGGTGGTTCCGCTGAGCATGGAGCAGTTGTTCACCGTATACGGGCTGGCGCTTTTGAACCTTCCGGTCATCCAGCTCCTGAAATGGATCCGCACCCGTCTCCAGAAATAG
- a CDS encoding C-GCAxxG-C-C family protein — MNTNINMEQLQKDAVDIFHQGFACSESVIYALRKNFELEMSDDAIAMSTGFPWGLGGGGCICGALAGATMVIGYFYGRTVPGDPKNVRCFALCNELHDFFKETCGGTCCRVLTRGMEKDAPERKAQCTRFVEATVKKTAEIILRELEKDGKIEK; from the coding sequence ATGAACACAAATATCAATATGGAGCAATTACAGAAAGACGCAGTGGACATCTTCCACCAGGGCTTCGCCTGTTCCGAGTCGGTCATCTATGCGCTTCGCAAGAATTTTGAGCTGGAGATGTCCGACGACGCCATCGCCATGAGCACCGGATTCCCCTGGGGACTGGGCGGAGGCGGCTGTATCTGCGGCGCTCTTGCCGGCGCTACCATGGTCATCGGCTACTTCTACGGACGTACCGTGCCGGGAGACCCCAAGAACGTACGCTGCTTTGCTCTGTGCAACGAGCTTCACGACTTCTTCAAGGAGACCTGCGGCGGCACCTGCTGCCGGGTACTGACCAGAGGCATGGAGAAAGACGCTCCGGAGCGGAAAGCCCAGTGTACCCGATTCGTGGAAGCTACCGTGAAGAAAACCGCTGAGATCATCCTGCGGGAGCTGGAAAAGGACGGAAAGATCGAGAAATAA
- a CDS encoding lysophospholipid acyltransferase family protein, translated as MKRILIMVWRNILLVPYMWCKLCYHASHPDKYTEEQQYKMLRFITLRANKGGNVHIDVHGEENIPKENGFMFFPNHQGLYDVLAVVEACPKPFSVVAKKEVANVPFLKQVFACMKAYMIDREDVRQSMQVIVNVTNEVKKGRNYLIFAEGTRSKNGNEVQTFKGGSFKAATKAKCPIVPVALIDSFKPFDTNTTSPVTVQVHFLEPLLYEDYKDLKTNEIAAMVKDRIQETIHENMGKK; from the coding sequence ATGAAACGAATTTTGATCATGGTGTGGAGAAATATCCTGCTGGTGCCTTATATGTGGTGCAAGCTGTGTTATCATGCCAGCCATCCGGACAAATATACAGAAGAGCAGCAGTACAAAATGCTCCGGTTTATCACCCTGCGGGCCAACAAGGGCGGGAATGTCCATATCGATGTCCATGGAGAAGAAAATATTCCGAAAGAAAATGGATTCATGTTTTTCCCGAATCATCAGGGGTTATATGATGTTCTTGCAGTGGTGGAAGCGTGTCCGAAGCCGTTTTCCGTGGTGGCGAAAAAGGAAGTGGCCAATGTTCCTTTCCTCAAGCAGGTGTTCGCCTGCATGAAAGCCTATATGATCGACCGGGAGGACGTGCGCCAGTCCATGCAGGTGATCGTCAATGTAACAAATGAAGTAAAGAAGGGAAGAAATTATCTGATCTTCGCGGAAGGGACCCGCTCCAAAAATGGAAACGAAGTACAGACATTCAAGGGCGGAAGCTTCAAGGCGGCGACCAAGGCAAAGTGCCCCATCGTCCCGGTAGCGCTTATTGATTCCTTCAAACCCTTTGACACCAACACCACCAGCCCGGTGACGGTCCAGGTACATTTCCTGGAGCCCCTTCTCTATGAAGATTACAAAGATCTGAAAACAAACGAGATCGCTGCCATGGTGAAAGACCGGATACAGGAGACAATCCACGAAAACATGGGGAAAAAGTGA